A part of Streptomyces sp. DSM 40750 genomic DNA contains:
- a CDS encoding endonuclease VII domain-containing protein, translating into MGRVVPLPGAVPEGSKLCQGCGEIKPHSEWHRKGSSPDGLASRCRACRAIDNRAGHLMRKYGLTPAELDELIAEQQGICCICLAAPAEHVDHCHNTGRVRGVLCFSCNAALGQFKDRPDVIRRAATYVEGNAWKPTLVAPGVYQLPS; encoded by the coding sequence ATGGGAAGAGTAGTTCCACTACCTGGTGCGGTCCCGGAAGGCAGCAAGCTCTGTCAGGGCTGTGGGGAGATCAAGCCCCACTCCGAATGGCATCGAAAAGGCTCGTCTCCCGATGGTCTGGCGTCGCGCTGCCGAGCTTGTCGTGCGATCGACAACCGGGCAGGTCATCTCATGCGCAAGTACGGTCTAACGCCAGCGGAGTTGGACGAGCTAATTGCCGAGCAGCAGGGCATCTGTTGTATCTGCCTCGCTGCCCCCGCCGAGCATGTGGATCACTGCCACAACACGGGTAGGGTCCGAGGCGTACTGTGCTTCAGCTGCAACGCGGCGCTGGGGCAGTTCAAGGATCGGCCCGACGTCATAAGGCGGGCTGCGACATACGTGGAAGGAAACGCGTGGAAGCCAACACTCGTAGCACCGGGCGTCTACCAGCTGCCTTCCTGA
- the prcB gene encoding proteasome subunit beta codes for MEANTRSTGRLPAAFLTPGSSSFMDFLSDHQPEMLPGKRQLPPTQGVIEAPHGTTIVAATFPGGVVLAGDRRATMGNMIAQRDIEKVFPADEYSAVGIAGTAGLAVEMVKLFQLELEHFEKVEGAQLSLEGKANRLSTMIRSNLGMAMQGLAVVPLFAGFDVDRGKGRIFSYDVTGGRSEESGFAATGSGSIFARGAMKKLFRADLTEDEATTLVIQALYDAADDDSATGGPDVARRIYPIVTVITEDGFRRLTDEESSEIARSILERRLEQPDGPRAALL; via the coding sequence GTGGAAGCCAACACTCGTAGCACCGGGCGTCTACCAGCTGCCTTCCTGACGCCTGGGTCGTCGTCCTTCATGGACTTCCTGTCGGACCACCAGCCGGAGATGCTCCCTGGCAAGCGGCAGCTGCCGCCGACCCAGGGCGTGATCGAGGCCCCGCACGGCACGACGATCGTGGCGGCGACGTTCCCCGGCGGTGTGGTGCTGGCCGGTGACCGCCGGGCCACGATGGGCAACATGATCGCGCAGCGGGACATCGAGAAGGTGTTCCCGGCGGACGAGTACTCGGCGGTGGGTATCGCCGGCACGGCCGGTCTGGCCGTGGAGATGGTGAAGCTGTTCCAGCTGGAGCTGGAGCACTTCGAGAAGGTGGAAGGCGCCCAGCTCTCCCTGGAGGGCAAGGCCAACCGTCTGTCGACCATGATCCGTTCCAACCTGGGCATGGCCATGCAGGGTCTGGCCGTCGTCCCGCTCTTCGCCGGTTTCGACGTCGACCGGGGGAAGGGCCGCATCTTCTCCTACGACGTGACGGGCGGCCGTTCCGAGGAGAGCGGCTTCGCGGCCACCGGCTCCGGCTCGATCTTCGCGCGCGGCGCCATGAAGAAGCTCTTCCGTGCCGACCTCACCGAGGACGAGGCCACGACCCTCGTGATCCAGGCCCTCTACGACGCGGCAGACGACGACTCGGCCACCGGTGGTCCCGATGTCGCCCGCCGGATCTACCCCATCGTCACCGTGATCACCGAGGACGGCTTCCGCCGGCTCACCGACGAGGAGTCCTCCGAGATCGCCCGCTCGATCCTGGAGCGGCGCCTGGAGCAGCCCGACGGCCCGCGCGCCGCGCTGCTCTAG
- a CDS encoding ubiquitin-like protein Pup translates to MATKDTGGGQQKATRSTEEVEEAPEAQASEDLKERQEKLSDDVDSVLDEIDDVLEENAEDFVRSFVQKGGQ, encoded by the coding sequence ATGGCGACCAAGGACACCGGCGGCGGCCAGCAGAAGGCCACGCGTTCCACCGAAGAGGTCGAGGAAGCACCCGAGGCGCAGGCTTCGGAGGACCTCAAGGAGCGGCAGGAGAAGCTGAGCGACGACGTGGACTCGGTTCTCGACGAAATCGATGATGTGCTCGAAGAGAATGCCGAGGATTTCGTGAGGTCATTCGTTCAGAAGGGTGGCCAGTAG